The genomic DNA GGGCGTGTCGGTCGCGGCAAGGGCGCGGGCCGGGAGCGCGGCCAGAGCGAAGGCGGAGGAGCCGGCGACGAGAAAATCGCGGCGGGAGGTCGTCATGGGGCAGATGTCTCCGGGTGGTCGTCTTTCCCTTAACTTCGCATATTTCCCGCAGATTTCGACATGAAATTTCCTGTCGGTGAAAGATTATGACAAAGTTGCGGGACCGGGCGGCGCGCCGGCGACGGCGGCGAGGGCGGGGCTGAGCAGCGCCCATTCCTCCGGCGAGAAGGGGCCGTTGTCGACCAGCGTGGTCAGGATGTGGCGCAGGGCGATGCGCTGGTTGTGGGGCATGGCCGCGCGGCGTCCGTCGCGATCCGCGCCGAGCGCCCGGAGCGCGGCGAACATGACGCGGGTGTCGCTGTCGGTGCGGCGACCGACGATGCGGCCGCGCCGGACGATCGGCCGTTCGCGCTTGCCCCGGATCAGCGCGACGGCGCGGGCGCGGCTTTCATCCAGGCCCATTTCCAGCGCCCAGTCCCAGGCGGCGGCGAAACTGTCCGCCCCGGCCTTGCGCCGCAGCAGATAGGCCGATCGCGGCGAACAGCCCACGCTGCGCGCCGCCTGCGCCACCACCCCGCAGCGGGACAGGGCGGCGATGAAGGCGATCTGGGCTTGCGAAGTCCAGCCCCGCGCGCGGCGCTGATGGGGGACGGGGGTAAAGCGGAGGAGGGAGGAATTTTTGCACATGACGGGGAGGCTATCATGCGGGGGGAGGTGTAGGACAGCGGCGGTGCGTCCATCCCGCTCTAGCGGGAAGCTCCACCGGGCGGGGGATGCCTGCGGAGACGTGCCGGCATCCCCCTGGGTAGTAGAACGGTGGGAATGGCGACAGTGTCGCAATCGGCGTGCCAGAATAAGGCAGGCGGCGGAACGAGCGGGGTTTAAGGGTTAACGGGCCGGATGACCCGGCGCGACGTGTCAGAAATTCCGACATTCCGGGGCTGCTGTGCGGTGAGAGCATTGCGATTTCCCAGCCCGCGATCGGCTATTGACTACATCCGTAATCGATGCGACTACATATGTAGTTGTTGGATTTGCGAGTCGGGTGTCGGAACGTGAGCGAGAAGATCAGCGAGGCGGAACTGGTGGTGATGGAGGCGCTGTGGGAAGCCGCGCCGCAGACCGCCAATGATGTCGCGGATCGCGTATCCGCCGACCGCGACTGGAGCCTCCAGACCGTCAAGACATTGCTGTCGCGGCTGATGGCCAAGGATGTGATCGCCGCCGATCAGGACGGCCGCCGTTTTCTCTATCGCCCGCTGGTGGCCCGCGACGATTATGTCGCGGGGGAATCGGGGCGGCTGGTGAACCGGTTGTTCGGCGGGCGGGTGTCGCCGCTGGTCGCCCAGTTGGCGAGCCAGGACCAGTTGACGGCGGAGGATATCGCCGAGCTTGAGGAAATCCTGAAAGGGTTGAAATCATGAGCGTCTGGATCGCCGAAACGCTGATCGCCACCACGCTGCTGATGGCGCTGGTCATGATGCTGCGCCGCCCGGTGGCGCGCTGGCTGCGGGCGGGGGCGGCCTATCTGCTCTGGGCCTTGCCGCTGGCGCGGATGCTGCTGCCGACATTGCCGGCCGATGTCGACCCGTCGCCGCTGCATCAGGCGGTCGATCAGGTCGGTCTGCCGGACATGCTGGATATTGCGCCGGCCGCGCCGGTGGCGGGATCGGCGCTGCCCTGGCTGGAAATCGGCATCGCGCTGTGGTTCGCCGGCATGGTCGCCTTCCTGATCGTGCAGGCGGTCGGCTATGCGCGCTTTCGCCGCCATATGCTGGATGGCGCGACGCCGATCGGGGAGGAAGGGCGCATCCGCCTCATCACCAGCCCCCATGCGTCCGGGCCGCTCGCCTTCGGGATTTTCGGGCCCTATATCGTGCTGCCCGCCGATTTCGCGCTGCGCTATGACGCGCAGGAGCAGGATATGGCGATCGCCCATGAACGGGCGCATCATCAGCGCGGCGACCTGACCGCCAATATGATCGCGTTGCTGCTGCTGGCGGTCCACTGGTGCAATCCGGTCGCCTGGATCGCCTATCGCGCCTATCGCGCCGATCAGGAAACCGCCTGCGACGCGCGCGTCCTGGCGCTCTACGGCCGCGAGCAGGCCCATGCCTATGGCCGCGCCATATTGAAAGCGGCAGGCGGGCGGCAATTCGCCGGCGCCTGTCATCTCACCCGTATCACCGCGTTGAAAGGGAGGCTGAAAATGCTGTCCAGTCATGATGTGTCGCTCCAGCGGATCAGTTGGGGCATGGCCGCCGTCGCGCTTGTCACCGCCACGGGCCTTGCGCTCACCGCGTCGGGCAGCCGCGCCGCGCAGCAGATGGCGGCGATCACCGACAAGGTGGAGGGCGCGGATTTCGCCCGGTTGACCGATCTGGTCGCCCAGCCGGCGCAGGCGAGCGTGCCGGCCGTACCTGCGGTCCCCGCCATGCCTGCGGTTCCGGCCGTTCCCGCCGCCCATGCGCTGGCCGACCCGCAGCCCGCGCCAGCGCCTGTCGCCCCGATTCCGCCGATCCCGCCCGCCGCCGACATGGTCGCGCCGGTTCCCCCCGTCCCGCCGGTGCCGCCTGTCACGGTGCGCAGCGAAAAGGGCCGGATCACCGTCACCCATGCAGACGGCCGGGTCGAAACCCACCGCATCCCGACCGACGAGGAGATTGCCCGCATGGTGCCGGTGGTCGATGTGCGCGAAGGGTGTGAGGGCAATGGCACGACCAGCCATCGCGAAACGGTGGACGCCAATGGCCGCCGCCACATCCGGGTGCGGATCTGCACCAGCGCGATCGAGCGAGCGGCGGACCGGGCACGGGTGCAGGCCGATCTGGCCGGCATCCAGGCCGATCGCGCCGCGCGGCGGGCGGATGTCGAGATGGCGCGGGCCGAGCGCGCCCGCCGCACCGACCAGATCGCGGCGCTGAGCGGGTTGCGCGCGGCGCGGGCGAAGATCGCCGCCAACCGCGCCATGCCGGCCGAGGACCGGGCCGAGGCGCTGCGCGACATAGACGAGTCGATCGCCGAGATGCGCGACGGGGGGGATTGAGGCGCAGTATGTTCCCGCCTTCGCGGGAACATGATGTAGGCCTAAATCGCCACCACTTCCGGCAGGATGGCATCCAGCAACAGCATCCCCGCCGGCGCCACCTGCAACCGGGCGCCGGTGAGGCGGACGAGGCCGAGGTCGGTGAGCTGCTCGATCGCCCGTTCATCGACCAGCCGGTCGGCCCGCACGCCCGACAGCGCCGCGATGCGCAGCAGGTCCACCCCTTCGCCCAGCCGCAGCCCCATCAGCAGCGCCTCCCGCGCGCGATCTTCGGGGTGCAGCGCCTCTTCGCTCTGAAGGCCATGGCCGTTGCGGGTGACGGCGCCGATCCAGTTTTCCGGCTTTTTGTGGCGCAGCGTCGCCACCCCGCGCCGCCGCCCATGCGCGCCCGGCCCGATGCCGGCATAGTCGCCATAACGCCAATAGGTCAGGTTGTGCCGGCTTTCCTGCCCGGCGCGGGCATGGTTGCTGATTTCATAGGCGGGGATGCCTGCCGCATTGGTCATCGCCTGCGTCAGTTCATAGAGGGTCGCGCCATGATCGGGATCGGCGGGGGTCAGCTTCCCCTGGGCGACCAATGTGGCGAAGCGCGTGCCCGGCTCGATCGTGAGCTGATAGAGCGAGAGATGGCCGGTGCCGAAGGACAAGGCGCGGGCCAGTTCCGCCTCCCAGTCCGCCTCGCTCTGGTCGGGGCGGGCATAGATCAGGTCGAAGCTGACCCGGTCGAACGCCGCCTGCGCGGTGACGAGCGCGGCCAGCCCTTCGTCCACATCATGGGCGCGGCCCAGGAAATGCAGCGCGTCATTGTCCAGCGCCTGCAACCCCAGCGACACGCGATTGACCCCGGCGGCGGCGATATCGGCGAAGCGGGCGGCTTCGACCGAATTGGGATTGGCCTCCAGCGTGATCTCTATGTCCGGGGTGAAGCCCCAATGGCGCTGCGCCGCCGCGATCAGGGTTTCGACCAGCGCCGGGGGCATCAGCGACGGGGTGCCGCCGCCGAAGAAGATGGAGGAGAGCGGTCGCGCATCGGTCTGGCTCGCCTCATGCGCCATGTCCGCCAGCAGCGCGGTTTCCCATGCCGCTGTGTCGATTGCGTCACGCACATGACTGTTAAAATCGCAGTAGGGACATTTGGATACGCAAAAGGGCCAGTGAATATATAGGGCTTGAGCGTCGGTGCGGGCCGGCGGGATTTCGGGGGAATGAGACGACATGGCTGGGGGCAGCCCTAAACGCTTTCTGCGCGCTTCGCTATGGCTTGCGCTGTTCTTTGCGAGCG from Sphingobium sp. CAP-1 includes the following:
- the hemW gene encoding radical SAM family heme chaperone HemW, whose protein sequence is MSSHSPEIPPARTDAQALYIHWPFCVSKCPYCDFNSHVRDAIDTAAWETALLADMAHEASQTDARPLSSIFFGGGTPSLMPPALVETLIAAAQRHWGFTPDIEITLEANPNSVEAARFADIAAAGVNRVSLGLQALDNDALHFLGRAHDVDEGLAALVTAQAAFDRVSFDLIYARPDQSEADWEAELARALSFGTGHLSLYQLTIEPGTRFATLVAQGKLTPADPDHGATLYELTQAMTNAAGIPAYEISNHARAGQESRHNLTYWRYGDYAGIGPGAHGRRRGVATLRHKKPENWIGAVTRNGHGLQSEEALHPEDRAREALLMGLRLGEGVDLLRIAALSGVRADRLVDERAIEQLTDLGLVRLTGARLQVAPAGMLLLDAILPEVVAI
- a CDS encoding BlaI/MecI/CopY family transcriptional regulator; the encoded protein is MSEKISEAELVVMEALWEAAPQTANDVADRVSADRDWSLQTVKTLLSRLMAKDVIAADQDGRRFLYRPLVARDDYVAGESGRLVNRLFGGRVSPLVAQLASQDQLTAEDIAELEEILKGLKS
- a CDS encoding M56 family metallopeptidase, whose translation is MSVWIAETLIATTLLMALVMMLRRPVARWLRAGAAYLLWALPLARMLLPTLPADVDPSPLHQAVDQVGLPDMLDIAPAAPVAGSALPWLEIGIALWFAGMVAFLIVQAVGYARFRRHMLDGATPIGEEGRIRLITSPHASGPLAFGIFGPYIVLPADFALRYDAQEQDMAIAHERAHHQRGDLTANMIALLLLAVHWCNPVAWIAYRAYRADQETACDARVLALYGREQAHAYGRAILKAAGGRQFAGACHLTRITALKGRLKMLSSHDVSLQRISWGMAAVALVTATGLALTASGSRAAQQMAAITDKVEGADFARLTDLVAQPAQASVPAVPAVPAMPAVPAVPAAHALADPQPAPAPVAPIPPIPPAADMVAPVPPVPPVPPVTVRSEKGRITVTHADGRVETHRIPTDEEIARMVPVVDVREGCEGNGTTSHRETVDANGRRHIRVRICTSAIERAADRARVQADLAGIQADRAARRADVEMARAERARRTDQIAALSGLRAARAKIAANRAMPAEDRAEALRDIDESIAEMRDGGD